The following proteins are co-located in the Polystyrenella longa genome:
- a CDS encoding HD-GYP domain-containing protein: MTLLNTKSQSNQRSDKSAQTISPVVSGSPDRFDWKIMIVDDVPVNIKVARAYLANAGYSNFITVTDAENVQSVMEKESPDLLILDIMMPEISGLDILRDIRSDERFAYMPVLILTSAESRDIKREALELGTTDFLSKPIDPDELIPRVRNSLKLFEYQNNLEQQVRERTAALEKSRIDIIECLARAAEYRDNDTGRHVLRVSKYAGAIGRELGFSDVEIAELELAAKLHDIGKIAIPDAILHKPGSLTEQEFELIQMHCGAGKKIFESLSRTEMNGVLQHTTSGAALIQNCGSDLLDLASTIALTHHERWDGTGYPLGLSGDDIPIAGRITAVADVYDALSSKRVYKPAYPRERCFRIMEESRGSHFDPDVLDAFFNIREEIIRIQIDFADVD, translated from the coding sequence ATGACTCTTCTTAATACGAAATCTCAATCAAACCAGCGAAGCGATAAATCGGCGCAGACGATTTCGCCGGTCGTATCCGGATCCCCGGATCGATTCGACTGGAAGATTATGATCGTTGACGACGTTCCAGTGAATATCAAAGTGGCGCGAGCTTATCTAGCGAACGCGGGTTACTCCAATTTCATCACGGTCACCGATGCTGAAAACGTACAGTCAGTAATGGAGAAAGAATCTCCGGACTTATTGATCCTCGACATCATGATGCCGGAAATCAGTGGTCTCGATATTTTACGAGACATCCGCTCCGATGAACGATTCGCATATATGCCCGTCTTGATTCTGACCAGTGCTGAAAGCAGAGATATCAAGCGCGAGGCCCTTGAACTTGGGACAACCGACTTTCTTTCCAAACCTATCGATCCAGATGAGTTAATTCCTCGTGTCAGAAACTCGCTAAAGCTATTCGAATATCAGAACAACCTGGAACAGCAAGTCCGTGAACGGACTGCGGCGTTGGAGAAGTCGCGCATTGATATTATCGAATGTCTGGCGAGAGCCGCAGAGTATCGGGACAACGATACCGGTAGGCATGTTTTGCGTGTTTCAAAATACGCAGGCGCTATCGGACGTGAACTTGGTTTTAGCGATGTGGAAATCGCTGAACTCGAATTAGCGGCCAAGTTGCATGACATTGGGAAAATTGCGATTCCGGATGCAATCCTCCATAAGCCAGGTTCACTGACAGAGCAGGAATTTGAACTTATTCAGATGCATTGTGGAGCCGGAAAGAAGATCTTTGAATCGCTTTCCAGAACGGAAATGAATGGAGTTCTTCAGCATACGACTTCAGGTGCCGCTTTGATTCAAAACTGCGGATCGGATCTGCTGGATCTGGCCAGCACCATAGCCCTGACTCACCACGAGCGATGGGATGGAACCGGCTACCCTCTGGGATTGAGTGGAGATGATATTCCTATCGCGGGCAGAATCACCGCTGTTGCAGACGTTTATGACGCGCTCAGTTCGAAACGTGTTTATAAACCAGCATATCCACGAGAGAGATGTTTCCGAATCATGGAGGAAAGTCGGGGTTCTCATTTTGATCCCGATGTTCTGGATGCTTTCTTTAACATTCGAGAAGAAATCATTCGCATTCAAATCGATTTTGCAGACGTGGATTAA
- a CDS encoding zinc-binding dehydrogenase: MRPQIESIGLKYVDYIALFNDTDGHWKSAVDLIRPQGHIVSIVENSEPLEQKEMKMKAASFSWECIFARSMYQTPDIIKQHHLLNRIVNWIDEGKVQGTAGDVMSLINAENLRTAHATLEAGRVI, from the coding sequence TTGCGACCACAGATTGAATCGATCGGGTTGAAGTACGTCGATTACATTGCTCTGTTTAACGACACCGATGGACATTGGAAATCCGCAGTGGATTTAATTCGCCCTCAAGGCCATATCGTCTCGATCGTCGAAAATAGCGAACCGCTTGAGCAGAAAGAAATGAAAATGAAGGCGGCATCCTTCTCCTGGGAGTGTATATTCGCTCGCTCGATGTACCAGACTCCCGATATAATCAAACAGCATCATTTACTCAATCGAATCGTTAATTGGATTGACGAAGGTAAAGTTCAAGGGACGGCTGGGGACGTGATGTCGCTGATCAATGCAGAGAATCTTCGAACCGCCCACGCTACTCTGGAAGCAGGAAGAGTGATCTGA
- a CDS encoding diguanylate cyclase, which produces MSPTESIATSLESPIGQKPERKRILVAEDHSITLKILATWLDIHGYEVLTASDGLEAWDIIQEKKPSIVVTDIKMPKKTGLDLCREVRRIHDRDEVFLMVATAKDGPRDLEEAMNAGADDFLTKPVDEHELLARIRQAELILSRLRSQKELAESDPLTGLMNRRAFDERCEREIENSLRLNLPLSCLLIDLDYFKQVNDTFGHGTGDQALKWVALLMHECTRKYDILCRFGGDEFSILLPRAKELQAVEIAERLRETIIKKPLKVGKENIHLNLTVGVAQWDPSHTRPSNLIDAADNALLAAKAYGRNCVVPLSALALDPNGHVNHFACESDIDAHSFEGDIYAGCPNVCFIFDSEFQSRKKLSSFTGQLIANVRPEVIERRRHDRIHVTMGAMIVAISSENRPLGKPVSVITQDISDGGICVIHNSPLKPGQRINVLLETRDNEQIRVLGEVIRCKRIGGYYTIGIEFSG; this is translated from the coding sequence ATGTCTCCTACAGAATCAATAGCAACATCTCTGGAATCGCCCATCGGCCAAAAGCCCGAGCGAAAGCGAATTCTCGTTGCGGAAGATCACTCCATTACGCTGAAAATTCTTGCCACTTGGCTCGATATTCATGGGTACGAGGTCCTGACTGCCAGCGACGGCCTGGAAGCCTGGGATATTATTCAGGAGAAGAAACCATCTATCGTCGTGACCGATATCAAAATGCCAAAGAAAACGGGGCTTGATCTCTGCCGAGAGGTTCGCCGAATTCATGACCGGGATGAAGTCTTTCTGATGGTGGCGACGGCCAAAGATGGGCCACGTGATTTGGAAGAGGCAATGAATGCCGGTGCGGATGATTTTCTTACCAAACCGGTGGATGAACATGAACTTCTCGCGAGAATTCGACAGGCAGAATTGATTCTCAGTCGATTACGTAGTCAAAAAGAATTGGCCGAGAGTGATCCTTTAACTGGGCTTATGAACCGTCGTGCGTTTGATGAACGTTGCGAACGGGAAATTGAGAATAGCCTCCGATTGAATTTACCACTGAGTTGTCTGCTGATCGATTTAGACTATTTCAAACAGGTTAACGATACGTTCGGCCACGGTACTGGCGACCAGGCACTGAAGTGGGTTGCCTTATTAATGCACGAATGCACGAGAAAGTACGACATTTTGTGTCGTTTCGGCGGTGATGAATTTTCGATCCTACTGCCTCGCGCGAAAGAGTTACAGGCAGTTGAAATTGCCGAGCGGCTTCGAGAAACGATTATCAAAAAACCTCTAAAAGTCGGTAAGGAAAATATCCATTTAAACCTGACCGTTGGGGTAGCGCAGTGGGATCCAAGTCATACGCGTCCGTCAAATCTGATCGATGCTGCTGATAATGCATTGCTTGCCGCCAAAGCTTACGGGCGAAATTGCGTTGTACCGCTTTCCGCCCTGGCTCTCGATCCGAATGGGCATGTCAATCACTTTGCCTGTGAATCAGATATCGACGCTCACTCGTTTGAAGGAGATATCTACGCTGGCTGTCCCAATGTCTGTTTTATATTTGATAGCGAATTTCAATCACGCAAAAAGCTATCCTCTTTTACAGGTCAATTGATTGCTAATGTTCGCCCGGAAGTCATCGAACGACGGCGTCACGATCGTATTCACGTGACCATGGGAGCCATGATCGTCGCCATTAGTTCCGAAAATCGGCCTTTGGGCAAACCGGTGTCGGTAATAACTCAGGATATTTCGGACGGCGGGATCTGTGTAATTCACAATTCTCCACTCAAACCGGGCCAACGGATTAACGTTCTCCTGGAAACTCGTGACAACGAGCAAATCCGTGTATTGGGCGAGGTAATCCGTTGTAAAAGAATTGGCGGATATTACACGATTGGAATCGAATTCTCGGGTTAA
- a CDS encoding response regulator, translated as MYSTFRNASIATKVRLLFWAGIGIPFLTFGISFCVNDVKMIRKSQEHHMQALGQTISSHCVSVVNEDDRQRAVAILESLKNESEVDAACIFTPDKEVFATYRRPGYEGPIGLKHVTFDSFYTDEGALISCSSISFPDGAMLQLRANDSELQAQLNRITSIIIGIFLLCMMISTIVARVLQNTIVQPIVDMAKTSREISSSGDYSMRLNYARADELGQLNHDFNEMLKQIQHREEHLESLHQKLKISHEATLAASEAKSYFLANMSHEIRTPLTGILGFSDLLLKQGASCDEATRQDYLKSIHSSGCYLLNLINDILDLSKIEAQQMIIEKDDCSPHQIMAEVISMLRARALKKGISLELVWDSKVPATIFTDEGRFRQLLTNVIGNAVKFTESGGVTVLAEYVIHGGQSELIVNVIDTGIGIAADKLETIFDPFVQADNSVTRRFGGTGLGLAISRKMAQALDGDITIESSYDEGSTFTIAISAGTPETIELLEAAPSDAVSHLPTSLNNATAAFNHEKVLLAEDGATNRKLIGLLLEQAGLEVTTAENGQVAVRLAQKQDYDVILMDMQMPVMDGYRAATELRNLGIQIPIIALTAHAMQGDEAKCLEAGCSGYLTKPINEQRLIETISMLIPTAGQPVPQQKPPTSQNQSSSSPCSPESPTGADRKLEPITSTLPIEHDAFREIVEEFVDYLNGQLTELNEAFGEEDYHRVGELAHMIKGSGGTAGFEVLTIPARELDLAAEVQDLVRIQKSLAELQGLVGRISAGRRRTETQQS; from the coding sequence GTGTATTCTACTTTTCGAAACGCTTCCATTGCGACCAAAGTGCGGCTGCTCTTCTGGGCGGGCATTGGCATTCCATTTTTGACATTCGGAATATCATTTTGCGTCAACGATGTGAAAATGATTCGTAAGTCTCAGGAACATCACATGCAGGCCTTGGGACAGACGATTTCGTCCCATTGTGTTTCGGTGGTGAATGAAGATGACCGACAACGGGCCGTCGCCATCCTCGAGTCGCTCAAGAACGAATCGGAAGTCGATGCGGCCTGTATCTTTACTCCTGATAAAGAAGTATTCGCCACCTATCGTCGCCCAGGATACGAAGGCCCTATCGGACTGAAGCATGTCACATTCGACAGCTTTTATACCGATGAGGGGGCGTTAATCAGCTGCAGTTCGATCAGTTTTCCCGACGGAGCGATGTTACAACTTCGCGCGAACGACAGTGAATTGCAGGCACAGTTAAACAGAATAACCAGCATCATCATCGGTATCTTCTTACTGTGCATGATGATCTCCACCATCGTCGCCCGTGTTCTGCAAAATACGATCGTGCAGCCGATCGTGGATATGGCGAAAACGAGTCGAGAAATCTCCAGTTCCGGTGACTACTCGATGCGACTCAATTATGCCCGCGCTGACGAACTGGGGCAATTAAACCATGATTTCAATGAGATGCTGAAGCAAATCCAGCACCGGGAAGAACACTTGGAAAGTTTGCATCAAAAACTGAAAATATCTCACGAGGCAACATTGGCCGCCAGTGAAGCCAAAAGTTATTTCCTGGCCAACATGAGCCACGAAATCAGAACGCCTTTGACAGGTATTCTAGGATTCAGTGATCTGCTGCTGAAACAGGGAGCAAGCTGCGACGAAGCCACACGGCAAGATTATTTGAAGTCAATCCATTCCAGCGGTTGCTACCTGTTGAATCTGATCAACGACATTCTCGATCTTTCCAAAATTGAAGCACAGCAGATGATCATCGAGAAAGACGATTGCTCGCCGCATCAAATTATGGCCGAAGTGATTTCAATGTTGCGCGCGAGAGCACTCAAGAAAGGTATCTCGCTGGAGCTAGTCTGGGACAGTAAAGTTCCGGCAACCATTTTTACGGACGAAGGACGCTTCCGCCAATTGTTAACAAATGTCATCGGGAACGCAGTTAAATTCACCGAGTCCGGGGGCGTCACTGTACTGGCAGAATATGTGATCCATGGTGGTCAGTCTGAGTTGATCGTCAATGTCATCGACACTGGGATCGGAATTGCCGCCGATAAGCTCGAAACAATTTTTGATCCGTTCGTTCAAGCAGACAACAGTGTGACACGTCGATTTGGAGGGACGGGCCTGGGCCTGGCGATTAGCCGGAAAATGGCACAAGCCCTCGATGGCGATATCACCATCGAAAGCTCCTACGATGAGGGCAGTACATTTACGATTGCGATTTCGGCGGGAACGCCGGAGACAATCGAACTGCTGGAAGCGGCCCCTTCCGACGCGGTGTCTCATCTCCCCACCTCGCTGAATAATGCAACGGCTGCATTTAATCATGAGAAAGTCCTTCTGGCTGAAGATGGAGCGACTAACAGAAAGTTGATCGGACTCCTGCTGGAACAGGCAGGTTTGGAAGTCACCACGGCTGAGAATGGACAAGTTGCTGTCAGGTTGGCTCAAAAGCAAGACTATGACGTCATCCTGATGGACATGCAGATGCCGGTGATGGATGGATATCGAGCCGCGACAGAACTGCGGAATCTTGGAATCCAAATTCCCATCATTGCGCTGACAGCTCATGCCATGCAGGGTGACGAAGCAAAATGTCTCGAAGCGGGATGCAGCGGATATCTTACTAAACCCATCAATGAGCAACGACTGATTGAAACGATCAGTATGTTGATTCCGACTGCTGGACAGCCCGTTCCACAACAGAAGCCACCAACGTCACAAAATCAATCGAGCTCATCCCCCTGCTCTCCAGAATCTCCGACAGGAGCGGATCGAAAGCTCGAACCAATTACGTCGACCCTCCCCATCGAGCATGATGCGTTTCGCGAAATCGTCGAAGAGTTTGTTGATTATCTCAACGGACAACTAACTGAACTGAACGAAGCTTTCGGGGAAGAAGATTATCACCGAGTTGGCGAGCTGGCACACATGATTAAAGGCTCAGGGGGAACTGCCGGATTCGAGGTATTAACAATCCCTGCCCGGGAACTCGATCTGGCAGCGGAAGTTCAGGATCTGGTTCGTATTCAAAAATCACTCGCAGAATTACAGGGACTGGTTGGGCGCATTTCTGCCGGTCGTCGGCGGACAGAAACGCAGCAGTCTTAA
- the ilvA gene encoding threonine ammonia-lyase, biosynthetic: protein MEKWHLDYLQRILNARVYDVAIESPLELAEKLSARLGNRIWLKREDKQPVHSFKLRGAYNKMVHLSQAELDRGVVCASAGNHAQGVALSARQLGTQAVVVMPVTTPRLKLDAVRTLGAQVVLKGDSYSDAYSHALELEKRHQYVFVHPFDDPDVIAGQGTVGMEILRQHQHPLDAVFVAIGGGGLIAGVAAYIKAVRPEIKIIGVQTADSDAMIQSIKADEPVLLKDVGLFSDGTAVKKVGTETFRLTRELVDDFVTVDTDAICAAIKDAFEETRSILEPAGALGIAGMKQYIAQHGLEDKNLVAITCGANMNFDRLRFVAEQAEAGEGREALFAVTIPEERGSFKRLCQTIGQRNVTEFSYRISDEREAHVLVGLAISNRGEVPEINQSLSEQGFTALNLVDDDLSKEHLRYMVGGRSQLGENERLYRFEFPECPGALMRFLSRMHPNWNISLFHYRNSGADYGRILVGIEVPEEEVPAFRDFIDSLSYRYVDETRNPAYRLFLR from the coding sequence ATGGAAAAATGGCATTTAGATTATTTACAGAGGATCCTGAATGCCCGCGTGTATGATGTCGCCATCGAATCTCCTCTGGAACTGGCAGAGAAGCTTTCCGCCCGTTTAGGAAATCGAATCTGGCTTAAACGTGAGGACAAGCAACCTGTTCACAGTTTCAAGCTACGCGGGGCGTACAACAAAATGGTGCACCTGTCGCAAGCGGAACTGGACAGGGGAGTCGTATGCGCCTCGGCAGGTAACCATGCCCAGGGCGTCGCTCTCAGCGCGCGACAACTCGGGACCCAGGCAGTCGTAGTGATGCCTGTGACCACTCCCAGGCTAAAGCTCGATGCCGTACGCACATTGGGGGCTCAAGTCGTCCTGAAAGGTGACAGTTATTCCGATGCCTATTCCCATGCACTGGAATTGGAAAAAAGACACCAATATGTGTTCGTCCATCCGTTTGACGATCCGGACGTCATTGCCGGGCAGGGGACGGTCGGTATGGAGATTCTGCGGCAACACCAACATCCACTGGATGCGGTTTTCGTGGCGATCGGGGGGGGTGGCCTTATCGCTGGGGTCGCAGCTTATATTAAGGCCGTTCGCCCAGAGATTAAGATTATCGGTGTCCAGACAGCCGATTCGGACGCCATGATCCAGTCAATCAAAGCAGACGAACCAGTCTTACTCAAAGATGTAGGATTATTCTCTGATGGAACCGCCGTGAAAAAGGTGGGGACCGAAACATTTCGACTGACAAGAGAACTGGTTGACGACTTTGTCACGGTCGATACCGATGCGATCTGCGCTGCGATTAAGGACGCATTTGAAGAGACTCGCAGCATTCTGGAACCGGCTGGCGCTTTGGGCATCGCGGGCATGAAACAGTATATCGCTCAGCATGGCCTGGAGGATAAGAACCTGGTCGCGATCACCTGCGGAGCGAACATGAATTTTGACCGCCTCCGTTTTGTCGCGGAACAGGCTGAAGCGGGAGAAGGTCGCGAGGCTCTTTTTGCCGTTACGATTCCCGAAGAGCGAGGGAGCTTCAAGCGATTGTGCCAGACTATTGGTCAACGGAATGTGACTGAATTCAGCTACCGCATTTCCGATGAACGGGAAGCTCATGTTCTGGTCGGCTTAGCGATCAGCAATCGAGGTGAAGTCCCTGAAATTAATCAGTCTCTCTCGGAGCAGGGGTTCACGGCACTCAATCTGGTTGATGACGATCTTTCTAAAGAACATTTGCGATATATGGTTGGCGGGAGAAGTCAGCTTGGTGAAAATGAGCGGCTTTATCGATTTGAGTTCCCCGAATGCCCGGGTGCACTGATGCGGTTCCTGTCCCGAATGCACCCCAACTGGAACATTAGTCTGTTTCATTACCGTAATTCAGGAGCCGACTATGGACGTATTCTGGTGGGGATAGAGGTTCCAGAAGAGGAGGTACCAGCCTTCCGAGACTTCATCGACTCCTTGTCTTATCGCTACGTCGATGAAACAAGGAACCCAGCCTATCGCCTCTTCCTGCGTTAA
- the metK gene encoding methionine adenosyltransferase, producing MANFLFTSESVSMGHPDKLSDQISDGVLDALLTQDPLSRVACETLCSTDLIVLSGEITTQAKVDYVEIAREVARDVGYVSDDIGFNADSCRVLQALHKQSPDIAQGVDNDGAGDQGLMFGYACNQTREFMPLPIALSHRIINRITQARQQEEVNWLRPDNKSQVTVEYAGNKPVGISAVVVSTQHTPDVSQSEIHEYVIEEIVKPSVPSELLNEKTKYHINPTGIFVVGGPHGDCGLTGRKIIVDTYGGWGRHGGGAFSGKDSTKVDRSAAYMARYVAKNIVAAGLATECEVQLAYAIGVAEPVSVRVDTNGTGVIEEQKIAELVRELFPLTPKGIIESLQLRRPIFRKTAHGGHFGRTEPEFTWEATDKAEALYKQAGLGSELPEPEFVVS from the coding sequence ATGGCGAACTTTTTATTCACGAGTGAATCGGTGAGCATGGGGCATCCCGATAAACTTTCTGACCAGATCTCGGACGGCGTCCTGGATGCATTGCTGACTCAGGATCCGTTATCCCGCGTCGCCTGTGAGACTCTATGTTCAACAGACCTGATTGTGCTCTCGGGTGAGATCACCACTCAAGCCAAAGTGGACTACGTCGAAATCGCTCGTGAAGTCGCCCGCGATGTTGGATACGTAAGCGACGACATCGGCTTCAACGCCGACAGCTGCCGCGTCCTGCAAGCCTTGCACAAGCAGAGCCCGGACATCGCTCAGGGTGTTGATAATGACGGAGCAGGAGACCAGGGTTTGATGTTTGGTTATGCCTGTAACCAAACCCGCGAATTCATGCCGCTACCGATCGCACTGTCGCATCGAATTATTAACCGCATTACGCAGGCCCGTCAGCAGGAAGAAGTCAATTGGTTGCGTCCGGACAATAAGTCTCAGGTGACTGTCGAGTATGCTGGAAACAAACCTGTCGGTATCAGCGCCGTCGTCGTCTCGACACAGCACACTCCTGATGTTTCGCAGTCCGAAATTCACGAGTACGTCATTGAAGAAATCGTCAAACCTTCTGTTCCTTCAGAACTACTCAATGAAAAAACTAAGTACCACATCAACCCGACTGGAATTTTCGTTGTGGGCGGTCCTCATGGTGATTGTGGTTTGACTGGCCGTAAAATCATCGTCGATACGTATGGTGGCTGGGGACGACACGGTGGGGGTGCATTCAGTGGTAAGGACAGTACTAAAGTCGACCGCTCTGCCGCTTACATGGCACGGTATGTCGCCAAGAATATCGTCGCTGCCGGACTGGCAACGGAGTGCGAAGTTCAACTCGCTTACGCCATTGGTGTGGCCGAACCCGTCTCGGTTCGTGTCGATACGAATGGAACAGGCGTCATTGAAGAACAGAAAATCGCTGAACTGGTCCGTGAACTTTTCCCACTGACTCCAAAGGGAATCATCGAGTCGCTCCAGTTGCGTCGCCCAATCTTCCGCAAGACAGCTCACGGTGGACACTTTGGCCGCACCGAACCCGAATTCACTTGGGAAGCGACCGACAAAGCAGAAGCTCTGTATAAACAGGCTGGACTTGGCTCTGAACTTCCAGAACCAGAATTTGTCGTCAGCTAA
- a CDS encoding alkyl/aryl-sulfatase, which yields MRPLYLLMTVLFLATPVLSQENASTQKLKQQSKQFDEQVIKVAENVYTAVGYSVANVSMIVGDDGVVIVDTGLTLDDARRILTEFRKISDKPIKAIIFTHSHGDHTGGAAAFIGNERPEIWAHENFGSEAGPLQAAGLTVQTVRGARQAGFKLPPEQRINNGVAPVRYPKRIDRAFVTDNATRPTHFLEGERQKINVAGVDLELVSSPGETNDQLFVWDPTGKVLFAGDNFYRSFPNLYAIRGTPNRSVRLWAESLGKLANNDADALVGGHTNPILGANEVKQVLNDYHEAVQFIHNKTVEGMNKGLTPDELVDYVQLPEDLANKDYLQPFYGHPQWGVRSVFNGYLGWFDGNPSNLFRLSPKTEAERISKLAGGTDKLLAAAHAALDADDDQWAVQLADHLLAIDKDNAEAKQIKADALTKLASNMVNATARNYYLTVARELRETPESE from the coding sequence ATGCGCCCCCTTTATCTTCTAATGACCGTGCTGTTTCTGGCGACTCCGGTACTCTCACAGGAGAATGCCTCGACTCAGAAGCTTAAGCAACAATCAAAACAATTTGACGAACAGGTCATTAAGGTTGCCGAGAATGTCTACACCGCGGTCGGTTACAGTGTTGCCAATGTCTCCATGATTGTCGGCGACGACGGTGTCGTGATCGTTGATACGGGTTTAACGCTCGATGATGCAAGACGCATCCTTACAGAGTTTCGTAAAATCAGCGACAAGCCCATCAAAGCGATCATCTTTACGCATTCACACGGCGACCACACAGGGGGAGCGGCGGCGTTTATCGGAAACGAACGTCCTGAAATCTGGGCTCATGAGAATTTTGGAAGTGAAGCGGGACCGTTGCAGGCGGCAGGTCTTACAGTTCAAACTGTCCGAGGGGCACGGCAAGCCGGCTTCAAGTTACCGCCGGAGCAGCGGATCAACAATGGCGTTGCTCCCGTCCGTTACCCAAAGCGAATTGACCGTGCTTTTGTTACGGACAACGCAACGAGGCCAACACACTTCCTAGAAGGGGAACGACAAAAGATCAACGTTGCAGGCGTTGATCTTGAACTTGTGTCATCGCCCGGTGAGACAAACGACCAACTGTTCGTTTGGGATCCGACGGGTAAAGTCTTATTCGCTGGAGACAATTTCTATCGATCTTTTCCCAACCTGTATGCGATTCGGGGTACACCCAATCGCAGTGTTCGATTGTGGGCTGAAAGCCTTGGGAAGTTGGCGAATAACGATGCCGATGCCTTGGTCGGTGGTCATACTAACCCAATCCTTGGAGCAAACGAAGTCAAACAGGTTCTGAATGACTACCATGAAGCTGTTCAGTTCATCCATAACAAGACTGTCGAGGGAATGAATAAAGGATTAACTCCGGACGAACTTGTCGATTACGTTCAGCTTCCCGAAGACCTGGCCAACAAAGACTATTTGCAACCATTTTACGGACATCCACAATGGGGCGTCCGCAGTGTATTCAACGGCTATCTTGGCTGGTTCGACGGTAACCCGAGCAATCTGTTCAGGCTCTCGCCGAAGACAGAAGCTGAACGTATTTCAAAACTGGCTGGAGGGACGGACAAGCTATTAGCGGCGGCCCATGCTGCCTTGGACGCGGATGATGACCAGTGGGCAGTGCAGCTTGCCGATCATTTGTTGGCGATCGACAAAGACAATGCGGAAGCGAAGCAAATCAAAGCCGATGCGTTGACAAAGCTGGCCTCCAATATGGTTAACGCGACCGCACGCAACTACTACCTCACCGTCGCACGAGAACTTCGCGAAACGCCAGAATCAGAGTAA
- a CDS encoding 3-oxoacyl-ACP synthase III family protein, translated as MHSYPHFRAGELDSVSSSAGYPSAAVSTKTKSPKRIDQADRRTKIRIDPPVSKPEPQLENRPLFKLSPRTHQLLGVQISGTGSYVPSRIVTNEELEESRGFEPGWIEQRSGIKERRYVAPGEATSDMCIHAARRAMADAGVTAEDVDLILVGTFTPDYITPSTACLVQDALGIDAPAVDLSAACSGFMYALVTGSQYIATGNSKCALILGADTNSVLVNPNDQRTAPLFGDGAGAVVLKPGSKEQGLSCYQLGSDGGGKDSLYVPAGGSACRIDQDHLDEMSQYLLMDGRTVFKWAIQALTGTVNLVLEKQGLTADDIKLFIAHQANSRIISKATNVIGIPDEKVFMNMHKYGNTSGGSIPIALDEARRAGLFKAGDTVLLSGFGAGLSWGTALFRW; from the coding sequence ATGCACAGCTATCCCCACTTTCGGGCGGGTGAACTGGACTCTGTCTCCAGTTCCGCAGGTTATCCCTCCGCCGCCGTATCAACTAAAACTAAATCTCCCAAACGCATTGACCAGGCTGATCGTCGGACGAAAATCCGTATCGATCCCCCTGTTTCCAAACCGGAACCGCAACTAGAGAACCGTCCGTTATTCAAACTGAGCCCACGCACGCATCAGTTGCTGGGAGTCCAGATTTCGGGTACTGGCTCTTACGTTCCGTCTAGAATAGTTACAAACGAAGAACTCGAAGAATCACGCGGTTTTGAACCGGGTTGGATTGAACAACGATCCGGAATCAAAGAACGCCGCTATGTTGCGCCCGGTGAAGCCACGTCCGACATGTGTATTCATGCCGCTCGTCGTGCTATGGCCGATGCAGGTGTAACCGCCGAAGATGTCGACCTGATTCTGGTCGGTACGTTCACTCCCGATTATATTACGCCCTCGACCGCCTGCCTTGTTCAGGATGCTTTGGGAATTGACGCTCCCGCGGTTGACTTGTCAGCCGCCTGTTCCGGTTTCATGTATGCACTCGTTACTGGGTCACAGTACATAGCCACTGGGAATAGTAAATGTGCTCTGATTCTTGGAGCCGACACGAACAGCGTGCTAGTCAATCCAAACGATCAACGAACAGCTCCGCTGTTTGGCGATGGTGCGGGTGCCGTAGTTCTGAAGCCAGGTAGCAAAGAGCAAGGCCTCAGCTGTTACCAACTGGGCTCCGATGGAGGTGGAAAAGATTCCCTCTATGTTCCCGCTGGTGGCTCCGCCTGCCGAATTGATCAAGATCATCTGGATGAGATGAGCCAGTATCTGCTGATGGATGGTCGCACCGTCTTCAAATGGGCGATTCAAGCACTCACGGGTACGGTGAACCTTGTTCTTGAAAAACAGGGGCTGACCGCCGATGACATTAAGTTGTTCATCGCTCATCAGGCCAACTCACGGATCATCTCGAAAGCGACGAATGTCATCGGCATTCCTGACGAGAAGGTCTTCATGAACATGCATAAGTATGGAAACACTTCCGGTGGCTCCATTCCTATTGCACTTGATGAAGCCCGACGCGCGGGATTATTCAAAGCAGGTGACACTGTTCTACTGAGTGGCTTCGGTGCCGGACTTTCCTGGGGAACAGCTTTGTTCCGCTGGTAA